The Crocinitomicaceae bacterium genome includes a region encoding these proteins:
- a CDS encoding Fic family protein — MDAYREAKGIEISSLIKGFDFSENRGGFEYLTKASAVYSSNIEGNSVDLNSFMNYEMNKDKFKSVKEIDEIENLIEAYEYAQTNVLNEKNLLNCHKIFSDTFLIKSKRGKYRVEPVGVFGTAGLVYLAVEPEFVEREMKLLFQDLNELILSNLSDSDVFYFASLLHLKFAHIHPFRDGNGRAARLIEKWFVAEKLGRDFWKIPSEEYYKNNQKQYYERINLGVNYYQLNYDKCVGFLEMLPNCLK; from the coding sequence TTGGACGCATACAGAGAGGCTAAAGGGATTGAGATTTCTAGCTTGATTAAGGGTTTCGATTTTTCGGAAAATCGCGGTGGATTCGAGTATCTTACTAAAGCATCAGCAGTTTATTCATCTAATATTGAGGGAAATAGTGTTGATTTAAATTCTTTTATGAATTATGAAATGAATAAAGACAAATTCAAATCAGTAAAGGAAATTGATGAAATAGAGAATTTGATAGAGGCGTATGAATATGCTCAAACTAATGTTCTGAATGAAAAAAATTTATTGAATTGCCATAAAATATTTTCTGATACTTTTCTGATAAAGAGCAAAAGGGGAAAGTATCGCGTTGAACCGGTGGGTGTGTTTGGCACGGCAGGATTGGTTTATTTGGCAGTTGAGCCAGAATTCGTGGAAAGAGAAATGAAATTATTATTTCAGGATTTGAACGAATTAATTTTATCAAACCTAAGTGATAGTGATGTCTTTTATTTCGCGTCTCTCCTTCATTTGAAATTTGCACATATACATCCGTTCAGAGATGGAAACGGTAGAGCAGCCAGATTAATTGAAAAGTGGTTTGTTGCTGAAAAATTGGGACGTGATTTTTGGAAAATACCTTCAGAAGAATATTATAAAAACAATCAGAAGCAGTATTATGAAAGAATTAATCTTGGCGTGAATTATTATCAACTAAACTATGATAAGTGCGTTGGATTTTTAGAAATGCTGCCCAATTGTCTAAAATAA
- a CDS encoding DUF2797 domain-containing protein, translating to MEIEFKKLKTNLNSHVAYWMEIEGGEIDLNAQIGKKIKLTFTGKTRCQACRRFVKKLFAQGFCYDCFMKSPEASPCIINPELCEGHLGKGRDPEWELSHHVQPHIVYLAVASALKVGVTRVSQIPTRWIDQGASYAIKLAETPYRKIAGDIEVALKQCFTDKTSWQAMLKNELGDFDLVHEKWQIEGILPADLAQYMSEDDTITEIHYPVLEFPNKVNSLSFDKTNLVEGVLTGIKGQYLLFDQGRVLNVRKHDGYFVEVEFS from the coding sequence ATGGAAATAGAATTTAAAAAATTAAAAACAAATCTGAATTCGCACGTTGCGTATTGGATGGAAATTGAAGGTGGGGAAATTGATTTGAATGCGCAGATTGGAAAAAAAATCAAATTAACTTTTACGGGGAAAACGCGTTGTCAAGCATGCAGAAGATTCGTTAAAAAATTATTCGCCCAGGGATTTTGTTATGATTGTTTTATGAAATCTCCTGAAGCAAGTCCGTGCATTATTAATCCTGAATTATGTGAAGGTCATTTGGGTAAAGGGCGTGACCCGGAATGGGAATTATCACATCATGTTCAACCTCACATTGTTTATCTTGCAGTGGCGTCTGCATTGAAAGTTGGAGTTACCAGGGTGTCGCAAATTCCTACGCGCTGGATTGATCAAGGTGCGTCTTATGCCATTAAACTTGCAGAAACACCGTACCGAAAAATTGCAGGAGATATTGAAGTAGCACTCAAACAATGTTTCACAGATAAAACAAGTTGGCAAGCCATGCTGAAAAATGAATTGGGTGATTTTGATTTGGTACATGAAAAATGGCAAATTGAAGGCATTCTTCCTGCTGATCTTGCTCAATACATGTCAGAAGATGATACCATCACAGAGATTCATTACCCGGTTTTGGAATTTCCAAATAAAGTAAACAGTTTGAGTTTTGATAAAACAAATTTGGTTGAAGGCGTTTTAACCGGAATAAAAGGACAATATTTATTATTTGATCAAGGCCGAGTGCTCAACGTGCGCAAGCATGATGGGTATTTTGTTGAGGTTGAATTTTCGTAG
- a CDS encoding ankyrin repeat domain-containing protein, whose translation MKFFLFSLLCIITLSTQAQDFQKWISTGNIEKLQAWYEKGGNFETYMGIEFFMQSPGESAWIYFEMHPMVYAVAKNQHAIAEFYLSHENEMIEAGVWDDAVSQAFIVSISSKNENFATKLYALQPDLEVTCEPCRNASALFVAAAYASEKWFFELADKSSLSIRNDNGAHLLHAAVEGGSLPIIQYLIEHDFSLDGEDNYGRNALDYAIMDSNMLTFQYLYSLKAPASDQIWYSLATGGNFEIYSLIKDSLNKNDLQFSNENNQWPLNYAVNYNYTKIVIDMVSIMKEEIAASDFMYFDGTIMDFADVHILYLTILNENKITYEAILDLCHFVNVGNEDPEYIRFNEFYRKKAIKVFGKDFVEEMDEKYAVSWY comes from the coding sequence ATGAAATTTTTTCTCTTCTCATTACTTTGTATTATTACGCTGAGCACACAAGCCCAAGATTTTCAAAAATGGATCAGCACAGGAAACATAGAAAAACTGCAAGCTTGGTATGAGAAAGGTGGAAATTTTGAAACCTACATGGGAATTGAATTTTTCATGCAATCGCCCGGAGAAAGTGCATGGATATATTTTGAAATGCATCCCATGGTTTACGCTGTTGCAAAAAATCAACATGCCATTGCTGAATTTTATCTCTCACATGAAAATGAAATGATTGAAGCAGGTGTTTGGGATGATGCCGTTAGCCAAGCCTTTATTGTTTCCATCTCTTCTAAGAATGAAAATTTTGCAACTAAGCTATACGCCTTACAACCTGACTTGGAAGTGACGTGTGAACCATGCAGAAATGCAAGTGCGCTTTTTGTTGCGGCCGCTTACGCATCTGAAAAATGGTTTTTTGAATTGGCAGATAAATCTTCCCTGAGTATTCGCAATGATAATGGCGCGCACTTATTGCACGCCGCAGTAGAAGGTGGATCATTGCCTATTATTCAGTATCTGATTGAACACGATTTTTCATTGGATGGCGAAGACAATTATGGAAGAAATGCACTTGACTACGCAATTATGGATTCTAATATGTTGACCTTCCAATACCTTTACTCCCTGAAAGCGCCTGCAAGTGATCAAATCTGGTATTCCCTTGCAACCGGAGGAAATTTTGAAATTTATTCTCTAATCAAAGACAGTTTGAATAAAAATGATCTGCAATTCTCAAATGAAAATAATCAATGGCCGCTGAATTATGCCGTAAATTATAATTATACTAAAATTGTTATAGACATGGTGAGCATCATGAAAGAAGAAATTGCTGCAAGTGATTTCATGTATTTTGACGGAACCATCATGGATTTTGCAGACGTACACATTTTATATCTCACCATACTCAACGAAAATAAAATAACCTACGAAGCTATTCTTGATCTTTGCCATTTTGTTAATGTTGGTAATGAAGATCCTGAATACATTCGCTTTAATGAATTTTATAGAAAGAAAGCAATCAAAGTATTTGGAAAAGATTTTGTTGAAGAGATGGATGAAAAATATGCAGTGAGTTGGTATTAA
- a CDS encoding adenosylcobalamin-dependent ribonucleoside-diphosphate reductase: MAFIEKKLKSPMSIKVLKPVKYEDALEASLAYFENDDLAATTWLNKYAMRNEKGELLEKTPDDMHRRMAVEFARIEEKYRHNMYLNGSAKLRSEYGQQREDLVEGNIYQLFKDFNYIIPQGSVMSALGNPHMIASLSNCVVLPNIHDSYGGVMYTDQQLTQLFKRRCGVGVDLSTLRPAGMSVSNAAGTTSGAVSFMERFSNTTREVAQNGRRGALMLTMDIAHPDVENFITIKQDLKKVTGANISVRLSDEFMKAVAEDTEYTHRWPIDSAEPKITKTVRARELWDTIIQCAHNTAEPGLIFWDRQHYYSTSSMYPEFKNASTNPCSEIAMQGGDSCRLIAVNLYSFVEAPFTKQAKFNFDKFYRYTYEAQRLQDDLVDLELESIERIMNKIDTDPEPDYVKDVERQTWQLLYDFGKRGRRTGLGFTALGDTLAALGLKYDSETSIGTIDKIMAKKLEAEFDSSVDMAIERGKFADFEPDVEIQSEFVQMMEKEFPELYQRMMRHGRRNISISTVAPTGTLSMLARTSSGIEPVFLLSYTRRRKVNPNSPNAQVSFVDDMGDKWEEFTVYHPKLKNWMEISGEKNEEASPYYGSTANEIDWIKRIEIQAVVQKYVTHSISSTINLPSDVTLREVGDIYLEAWKKGLKGITVYREGSRSGVLVDTKKTEQFDSDEIVETKAPSRPERLMAKVVRFNNENEKWIGVVGLLNGRPYEIFTGKAEDSFYLPAYVKDGWVIKNREESGASRYDFQYMDKDGFRVTIEGLSRSFNKEYWNYAKLISGVLRHGMPILSVVELIEDLNLYSDHMNTWKNGVLRTLKQFIPDGTKATDKSCPSCGDAEGLVYEEGCLNCKSCGHSKCG, from the coding sequence ATGGCATTCATTGAAAAAAAACTAAAATCACCCATGTCAATCAAAGTTTTGAAACCGGTTAAGTATGAAGATGCATTAGAAGCTAGTCTTGCCTATTTTGAGAACGATGATTTGGCAGCAACCACCTGGCTAAATAAATATGCCATGCGGAATGAGAAAGGCGAGTTACTAGAAAAAACTCCTGATGACATGCACCGCAGAATGGCAGTAGAATTTGCGCGCATAGAAGAGAAGTACAGACATAATATGTATCTCAACGGCAGTGCAAAACTAAGATCAGAATACGGTCAACAACGTGAAGATTTGGTGGAAGGAAATATCTACCAACTGTTCAAAGATTTTAACTACATCATTCCACAAGGCAGTGTGATGAGCGCTCTGGGTAATCCGCACATGATTGCCAGTTTGAGTAATTGTGTCGTGTTACCAAACATTCATGATAGCTACGGTGGAGTAATGTACACTGATCAGCAACTCACGCAACTGTTTAAAAGACGTTGCGGTGTTGGAGTTGACTTGAGTACTCTTCGTCCTGCGGGAATGAGCGTGAGTAATGCTGCGGGCACAACAAGTGGTGCTGTTAGTTTTATGGAACGCTTCAGCAACACAACCCGTGAAGTTGCACAAAACGGACGCAGAGGTGCATTGATGCTCACTATGGATATCGCTCACCCTGATGTAGAAAATTTCATCACCATCAAACAAGATCTCAAAAAAGTAACCGGCGCAAATATTTCTGTGCGTCTTAGTGATGAATTCATGAAAGCCGTTGCTGAAGATACCGAGTACACGCATCGTTGGCCTATTGATAGTGCTGAACCTAAAATTACAAAAACCGTGCGCGCCCGTGAATTGTGGGACACCATCATTCAATGTGCTCACAATACCGCTGAACCGGGATTAATTTTTTGGGATAGACAACATTATTACAGCACCTCTTCAATGTATCCTGAATTTAAAAATGCGTCAACTAATCCTTGTTCTGAAATTGCCATGCAAGGGGGTGACAGTTGTCGTTTAATTGCCGTGAACTTATACTCGTTTGTTGAGGCTCCGTTTACTAAACAAGCTAAATTTAATTTTGATAAATTCTATCGCTATACCTACGAAGCACAACGTCTGCAAGATGATTTAGTGGATCTTGAATTGGAATCCATCGAACGCATCATGAATAAAATTGATACGGATCCTGAACCTGATTACGTGAAGGATGTTGAACGTCAAACATGGCAACTGCTTTATGATTTTGGTAAACGCGGCCGCCGCACCGGACTTGGTTTTACCGCATTGGGCGATACACTTGCAGCACTTGGATTAAAATATGATTCTGAAACTTCAATTGGAACCATTGACAAAATCATGGCTAAAAAATTAGAAGCTGAATTTGACAGTTCAGTGGATATGGCAATTGAACGTGGAAAATTTGCTGACTTTGAACCGGACGTAGAAATTCAATCTGAGTTTGTTCAAATGATGGAAAAAGAATTTCCTGAATTGTATCAACGCATGATGCGTCACGGAAGAAGGAATATCAGCATTTCTACTGTTGCGCCAACCGGCACGCTCAGTATGCTTGCTCGCACCTCATCAGGCATTGAACCGGTGTTTTTACTCAGTTATACACGCCGGAGAAAAGTAAATCCTAATTCACCTAATGCGCAAGTGAGTTTTGTAGATGACATGGGTGATAAATGGGAAGAGTTCACTGTATACCATCCGAAACTTAAAAACTGGATGGAAATTTCCGGTGAAAAAAATGAAGAAGCTAGTCCGTATTACGGTTCAACTGCCAACGAAATTGATTGGATTAAACGTATAGAAATTCAGGCTGTAGTACAAAAATATGTTACTCACAGTATCAGCAGTACAATCAATCTGCCATCTGATGTTACCTTGCGTGAAGTAGGTGATATTTATTTAGAAGCATGGAAAAAAGGCTTGAAAGGAATTACGGTATATCGTGAAGGAAGTCGTTCAGGTGTTTTAGTTGATACTAAAAAAACTGAGCAATTTGATTCAGATGAAATCGTTGAAACTAAGGCACCATCGCGCCCTGAACGTCTCATGGCAAAAGTGGTACGCTTCAATAATGAAAATGAAAAATGGATTGGCGTAGTTGGTTTGCTCAATGGTCGTCCGTATGAAATTTTTACCGGTAAAGCTGAAGATTCTTTTTATCTGCCTGCTTATGTAAAAGATGGTTGGGTAATTAAAAATCGTGAAGAGTCCGGCGCATCAAGATATGATTTTCAATACATGGACAAAGATGGTTTCCGCGTAACGATTGAAGGATTATCAAGATCATTCAATAAAGAATATTGGAACTATGCAAAATTAATTTCTGGCGTATTGCGTCATGGTATGCCTATTTTAAGTGTAGTTGAATTGATTGAAGATTTGAATCTTTACTCTGACCACATGAATACATGGAAAAATGGCGTACTCAGAACATTGAAACAATTTATTCCGGACGGAACCAAAGCCACTGATAAATCATGCCCAAGTTGCGGTGATGCTGAAGGCTTGGTTTATGAAGAGGGTTGCCTCAATTGCAAAAGTTGCGGACACAGCAAGTGCGGATAA
- a CDS encoding caspase family protein, whose protein sequence is MKQVLLLITLITLGASAGYAQEIEVITQEKIQGVITLITYSPDGTLIASGSAKENSVKVWDVMSGKIIGKLEGHNAATTAIGFNMDGTVLYTSAKDEMLMVWDIVNWKLIDSVNIKEPMADFVNSPTDPNLFYAAGMGGKVYKWKLNDIQHPEVLFKDEMPFTRIDVSAKHLVAGTAGGKVILFNLSTNVIEKNEKIHVAAVKGLKFYNDGQNLITTGGGGLVHLWDINDLTQSKHFTASATPLVAFDANVAKNRFVTASQNKEIKVWDLMGNLIFEFKGRIDENESSEVVNAITISPDGSTVASTGFRRTQSQKSRTNDNVIRVWDMNRGTHLKTLGGQVNPIYTFDFHPVNNEVVTLGEDRTLTFWDFNLAEKFGTFQLIEPKREIPPRRKNLSSLTANPLDKFNRIRNGNIVGDITGGIKNTTKEVGTAVVKRSFGDREIVKFSSKGNFLITKLNGDEIRLYEMKNRKPEYKCPLWSYQMNINQILTSPDEKYCAVLGSGDTAISIISLETFEFVDKLPTPAPTAGNLRFVFEANSLAFSPDGKFLAVCFNTSKTYVYEVETWQLVFENILPDNLGYSRGAFVNFSSDGKYMIVNSMFGVKRYDTSKFGELQNDKLKIDGHSVPLDKPSDYAITIADEHIWFENLMTGETVKGMRADHKQITHISVSPGGKIGITFRSGQFMIIDPSTGKEDLLMVADGDNYIMKTHENFYKVSKEGYELVTFRIGNRAYPFEQFDAVFNRPDLVLKKMNCTDTALMELYEMAYQKRIKKLGLQPTTTVSLTDIPTTKITNTAGIPAVTDKSTVTVNLQMADNKGLISYNVWVNNVPVYGKKGKPITSKSSLTITEEVPLIFGLNKVQIASRNSAGYESLMQTFYVEKTGEQPKRDLYLITIGTSEYKDSRYNLNYAVKDAQDLVTLLSENANGVYNSVKSKSLLNQDVTSTNVEALKTFLSTSKPDDVVMVFVAGHGVLDNNFDYYFGTYDMDFSNPSVKGLAYEKLEGILDGIKANKKILIMDTCHSGEVDKEDVFFVETTEEQESNEDVSFRSVGDAVMTKETGATPSRLAGELFNDLRRGTGSTVISSAGGAEFAMESDEWRNGLFTYCLLNGLQSRTADLNGDGSIMLLELQEYVVSKVTSLSNGKQIPNTRMQNLELDFRFW, encoded by the coding sequence ATGAAACAAGTACTGCTACTTATTACCCTCATTACCCTGGGAGCATCTGCCGGATACGCACAAGAAATTGAAGTAATCACGCAAGAAAAAATTCAGGGAGTGATTACGCTTATCACGTATAGTCCTGACGGAACTTTGATAGCATCAGGTTCAGCCAAAGAAAATTCAGTAAAAGTTTGGGATGTGATGTCAGGTAAAATTATTGGCAAGCTGGAAGGACACAATGCAGCTACCACCGCCATTGGTTTCAATATGGACGGTACTGTTTTGTACACTTCAGCAAAAGATGAAATGCTCATGGTATGGGACATCGTTAACTGGAAATTAATTGACTCTGTCAACATCAAAGAACCCATGGCAGATTTTGTGAATTCACCCACTGATCCAAACTTATTTTATGCAGCCGGAATGGGAGGCAAAGTATATAAATGGAAATTAAATGACATTCAACATCCTGAAGTATTGTTTAAAGATGAGATGCCGTTTACCCGCATTGATGTTTCAGCAAAACATTTAGTTGCTGGTACTGCGGGTGGTAAAGTAATTCTCTTCAACCTCAGCACAAACGTGATTGAAAAAAATGAGAAAATTCACGTAGCCGCCGTAAAGGGATTAAAATTTTATAACGACGGACAAAATCTGATCACTACCGGCGGTGGCGGCTTAGTGCATTTATGGGACATCAATGATCTTACTCAAAGTAAACACTTCACTGCATCAGCAACTCCCTTGGTTGCGTTTGATGCCAATGTTGCTAAAAACAGATTTGTTACCGCTTCACAAAATAAAGAAATCAAAGTTTGGGATTTAATGGGCAATCTCATTTTTGAATTTAAAGGACGCATCGATGAAAATGAATCATCAGAAGTGGTGAATGCTATAACCATCAGTCCTGACGGAAGCACGGTGGCAAGCACCGGTTTCAGACGCACGCAATCACAAAAATCACGCACCAATGATAATGTAATACGCGTATGGGACATGAATCGCGGTACGCATTTAAAAACATTAGGTGGTCAGGTAAATCCAATTTACACGTTTGATTTTCATCCCGTAAATAATGAAGTGGTGACTTTGGGTGAAGATCGCACCCTCACCTTCTGGGATTTTAATCTGGCTGAAAAATTTGGTACGTTTCAATTAATAGAACCAAAACGTGAAATTCCGCCACGGAGAAAAAATCTAAGTTCGCTCACAGCAAATCCATTGGATAAATTTAATCGCATACGCAACGGAAACATCGTAGGTGATATCACCGGCGGAATTAAAAACACGACCAAAGAAGTGGGAACAGCCGTTGTAAAAAGAAGTTTTGGTGATCGTGAAATTGTCAAATTTTCATCTAAAGGAAATTTTCTAATTACCAAATTAAATGGAGATGAAATACGCTTGTATGAAATGAAAAATCGCAAGCCGGAATATAAATGTCCGCTTTGGTCATATCAGATGAACATCAACCAAATTCTCACTTCACCTGATGAAAAATATTGCGCCGTTTTAGGTTCTGGCGATACTGCCATCTCAATTATCAGCCTTGAAACTTTTGAATTCGTTGACAAATTACCAACCCCTGCACCAACTGCCGGAAATTTACGCTTTGTATTTGAAGCTAACTCTTTGGCATTTTCTCCTGATGGAAAATTTTTAGCTGTTTGTTTTAATACCAGCAAAACCTATGTATATGAAGTTGAAACCTGGCAATTGGTTTTTGAAAATATTCTGCCTGATAACCTTGGTTATTCTCGTGGTGCGTTTGTGAATTTTTCAAGTGACGGAAAATACATGATTGTCAACTCAATGTTTGGCGTTAAACGATATGACACCTCAAAATTTGGTGAATTACAAAATGATAAATTGAAAATTGACGGACATTCTGTACCCCTTGATAAGCCTAGTGACTATGCCATTACCATTGCGGATGAACACATTTGGTTTGAAAATTTAATGACCGGCGAAACCGTAAAAGGTATGCGCGCTGATCATAAACAAATCACACATATTTCAGTGAGCCCCGGCGGAAAAATTGGAATAACATTCCGCAGCGGTCAGTTCATGATTATTGACCCTTCAACCGGTAAAGAAGATTTGCTGATGGTTGCAGATGGAGATAACTACATCATGAAAACGCATGAAAATTTTTACAAAGTTTCAAAAGAGGGATATGAATTAGTGACCTTTCGCATAGGTAATCGGGCGTATCCGTTTGAGCAATTTGATGCCGTGTTTAATAGACCTGATCTGGTGCTGAAAAAAATGAATTGCACGGATACTGCTTTGATGGAATTATATGAAATGGCTTATCAAAAACGCATTAAAAAATTAGGATTGCAGCCAACCACTACCGTTTCACTCACCGATATTCCAACGACTAAAATTACAAACACAGCCGGTATTCCTGCCGTGACAGATAAGTCTACCGTGACCGTGAACTTACAAATGGCAGACAACAAAGGACTGATTTCATACAACGTGTGGGTAAACAACGTGCCGGTGTATGGTAAAAAAGGAAAACCTATTACAAGCAAATCTTCGCTCACGATTACAGAAGAAGTGCCTTTGATTTTTGGATTGAACAAGGTCCAAATTGCATCACGTAACAGCGCAGGTTATGAAAGTCTAATGCAAACTTTTTATGTTGAAAAAACAGGCGAACAGCCAAAACGTGATTTGTATTTAATTACTATTGGAACCTCAGAATACAAAGACAGCCGGTATAATTTGAATTATGCCGTGAAAGATGCCCAAGATTTGGTAACACTTCTTTCTGAAAATGCCAATGGAGTTTACAACAGTGTTAAATCTAAATCGCTCCTGAATCAAGATGTAACATCAACCAATGTAGAGGCATTGAAAACTTTTTTAAGCACCAGCAAACCGGATGATGTAGTTATGGTTTTTGTTGCAGGTCACGGCGTGTTGGATAATAATTTTGATTACTATTTCGGAACCTATGACATGGATTTTTCAAACCCATCGGTGAAAGGATTGGCGTATGAAAAATTAGAAGGGATACTTGACGGAATCAAAGCCAATAAAAAAATTCTGATCATGGACACTTGTCATAGTGGTGAAGTAGATAAAGAAGATGTGTTTTTCGTTGAAACAACTGAAGAACAAGAAAGCAATGAAGATGTTTCGTTCCGCTCAGTGGGAGACGCAGTTATGACTAAAGAAACCGGAGCAACACCAAGCCGATTGGCTGGCGAATTATTTAACGATCTGCGCCGCGGTACGGGTTCAACCGTTATTTCAAGTGCCGGTGGTGCCGAATTTGCCATGGAAAGTGATGAGTGGAGAAACGGATTATTCACGTATTGCTTACTCAATGGTTTGCAAAGTCGCACGGCTGACCTCAACGGAGACGGTTCTATCATGCTACTTGAATTACAAGAATATGTTGTTTCAAAAGTAACTTCACTATCAAACGGTAAACAAATTCCAAACACCCGTATGCAGAATTTGGAGCTTGATTTCAGATTTTGGTAA